The genome window GATCGAGGAGGTCCTGCACTTTGTAGACGCCGCCAAGGTCGATAATCCGTTCTCCGCTTGCGCCAGCATGAACAGCCAGCGAGTTGCGGCCGAAATAGTAAAAATCCTCGGACGCGGGCGGGGCGCTTCGCACGTACTGAAAAACCTCGAGGGTGCGAAAGATCTCCCGGAGCAGCCCCACTGGCATCACGGGTTCAGCGCAATAGACCGACGTCCAGCTCTTCTCATCGGCCTCGTCGCCAAGGAAGGCAATGGCGACACTGGCCTTGTCGCTGCCGGTGCGTCTCGCGATCACGTTCACGTCGTCATCTTCGATGTAGAACGATGGCGACCAGGCAACCCCGTCGCCGAATTGGGTTCCTGTCGGAATCCAGGCGCCGCCCAGGGTGACAACCGACCCGGAAGGCACAGGCTTGTCGAGAGGTTTCACAGTCATTTGAACGGTAGCGGCGATGTTGGCGGCGGCATTGGCTTCGCCGTTGCAGTATCCCGGCGCATAGACCCATATTGCGGTCGCGCCTGTGTCGCGCAGGAGGGCGTGCAGCGCTTCGCGGTTCTCTTGGGGCAGATGAAACGTGTTCAGGAACAGGTAACACGGAGTAACGGGCACGGTTCCCGCCAGCAGGTCGCCGAGCAAGCATATCTGCGTGGGGACGCCCATGCGCAGTACGTTGGACGGCAGGGTCTGCAGAAGGTCTGCGTTCAAGGCCGTGTCGCAGACTTGATTGAACCTGCTGGTCTCCGCAAGCACGATGGTCATCAGCAGGTTCTCGTTGCGTCCGAACGGCGTCATGCCATCGGCCGGTTTGGCTTCAGTGATAGGGCTGTACAAGGTCTTGAGGCTTTTCAAGGTGTGCCACGAGTTTTCGGCGGGGGATTCCTGCGTGTCGACGGGAATGCGCCACAAAAGGCCCATTCCCTGGGTCACGGCGACCGCGAATACGTGGTCGAGCCTCTGGCGCAATTGTTTTGCGGCGGCCTCGTCGGATTCCGCCTGGGCGCTCGCGTTCGCAAGCGTGTCGTCCAAGAGAAACCACGACTTGCCATGGCGCAGAGCGCTGTGTACGGCCCCCAGGATTCCTCCGCTCTTGTCAATGCCGTAATCGCCAAGCCCGGGAGGCGACACAAACCCGTCTATTTCACTGTCAAGCAATAGGTTCAAGGCTGCGTGACCCGCGCAGTTGGTAGTTGGACCGAACGCGAAACCATACGGAGCAAGAACGCGGGTGTCGTGGCCTCCTGTTGCCTTGATCTGAGAGGCCAGCAGGGCCAGGGTATCCGCGATGTTTTCGGATACGTACCGCAGATAATCGATGTTGCGCCGTTCTCCCGGGAATCTGTGGAATACCGTATGAGCATCGCCGCCACGTATCTCTTTGGGCACGGGGGCGGTCTCGAAGGCGATATCTTTCTCGTTCCAGGCAGCGCGAAAGGCCTCGACCGTCTCATAACGAACCGTCAGCCACTCGCGAAAGCCTGTTACATTGGCCTCCGACCTGTCGTAACCCTCCGGCTGAATCCAGAACCCGTTTTGCAGGCATCGCAACACGTAGCCCGTGACATTCGGGCCTCCGGGAGCATCTTCCATGGCCTTGACAAGAGATGCCAGGTTGCCGAGCGCGGCTTCGCGCCATTTCTTGGATGCCACGGATACAAATGGCTGCTTTTCCTCGCCGATGGTCATGACCGCGTCTGGGTTGGCTTCCAGCCATGCGGTGGGCGGGTCGAGCGCTACAGAGAGGATGATCTCGGCGTCGGGGCATGCCTCCGCGATGGCGCCAACCGCCGCCAGCGCGGTATCCGCCGCCATCCCGTGTTCCGGCCATGGCAACGGCGCCTCGACGGCGAACCGGAACAGTCGCACGGCCGCGCCGTCGTCCCTGGGCATCTCGGCCGCGGCTTGCCGCACCTTGGCTTTCAGTATTTCCGGCTCGGCTTGCCCAAGGTAGACATAGATGGGCGGTTCCGGCCAGTGGACAGGTTCGGGTATCTCCACCAGCGCCTCTTCTGCCTGGGGAGCCTGGGCATCGCCCTCGACAAAACGGTCCAGCTGCGGGGATCTGCCCAGGAGACCCCCCACCCAGAATCCCAGCGCTCCGGATGCGCCGATACACAGCAGAGCCAGCAATACATAAACGTACGCCGGACGCTGTCTAGTGCTTTCGTTTTCCGACATACTCTGCAAGTGCTTTCAATACCATGGCTTCGGAACCCAAGGCATCCAATGCCGCCTTGGCGTCTTTGACCAGTTCGGTGACTTTTCTTTGCGCCCCATCTTTCCCCAGGTGCGTTGTGAACGTGCTGCGGCCTGCATCTTCGGGAGCGTGACCGGCATCAAGGAGATCGTCGGTAATCTGGAACGCGAGCCCGAGGCTCTCAGCGTAGCGTTCGAGGGCATGGACCTTGGCCTCCTCGACCCCCAGAATCCTTGCGGGGATACGTACAGCCGCCAGAAACAGCGCAGCCGCCTTGTGCGCGTAAATATCCGTCAGCTGCTCCAGGGACGCTCGTTTCCCGCCCAATGCAAGGTCCGCGTGTTGTCCTCGCACGATCCCCTCGTGACCGATCGCCTTCGACAACTCCGCAATCGCCGGAGCGACAGGCCGGTCACGCTGTTCCGCGTTCATGGCAACGAGGCGGTAAGCTACGGAAATGAGGTCCATGGCGGCGAGAATAGCCGTGGATTCGCCATAGACAACGTGAGTGCAGGGTTGCCCGCGGCGCGTTTGCGCATTGTCCATCGACGGCAAATCGTCAAGGATGAGTGATGCGGCATGCACCAGTTCCACAGCGCACGCCGCATCGGAAACCGCGGTTCGCGCGTATCCGTTCACCTCCGCCACGATAAGCGACATTACTGGCCGCAACCGTTTGCCGCCGCCCAGGACACCGTACCGCATGGCGGCAAAGACTGCCTGCGGCTCATGGTCTTCCGGGGGCAGGATACGCTCCAGTTCCTGGTCGACGAATATCTTGCGCTCCTGGATGTAGGTGGCAAGGTCAAATCCGGCCATGCGCTTTTCCTATCTCGGGTTCGTCCGTGTATACGCAGCAGCGTGCATCATCAAGAGGTTCGAGACGCATCCATCCGCCGTAATCGCACAGTTCGCCGGTGTCGTCCGCGTCGAAAATGCGTTTGGCGCGGAACTCGACAGGCCCCTGGGGAGCGGTCACGACTTCTTCCGTGCGGCGCGCTGTAGCCAGTCGTGCGATAACTTGGCCCCCAGCAAAGACTTCGACTTCCGCCTCGCCCAACGAAGAATAGCAATTGACGAGGGTAATCCGCAACTGACCCCCTTTCCAGTCCATCGTGGCCGACTTCGACATGGGACGGACCGCTTCGCCCCGCACTTCCCGCTCCGCATACCAACCATTTTCCGGCAGCTCGACGCCGCGGAAAAACAGCGTGTTGCGTTTGACTTGTTCCCAGAAGCGGGCGCTCGCGCCATACTGCTTTCTCGCTCGCCAGGCCTCAGGCAGATACGCCAGACTCGAGCCCCACGACTTGGCGTGCGCCCATAGTTTCCAGTGATCGCCGTCCAAGAAGCCGCGGCCCACGGATTTCGCTTCGCCCAACAACATCCTGGGGATGACCCGGTGCATTTGTGTGGCCGGGAAGTTTCGCATCACTACCCGCATGCGGTTGCGCGTGTTCAGGTAGTATTTCTGTCGAAGCCGTTTGCCTGTGCCCATGGTGGCGCTGAATTTATGCCGAACGACCGCCTCGGGACAGTTCCAGATTTCGAATCCCGCATTCCAGATACGGAGGCACAGATCGAGATCATCGAGATAGATCTGGAAATCCGGCAGAAGTCCCGCCCGGCGCAGCGTTGCGCAGCGAAGGAACATCGCGCCGCCGCAAACGCCGAGGACTTTCCGGGGCACGTTCCACTTGGGTCCGTCGAGACGCCCTACGCCTATATCCCACGACGAGCCGATGATCGAGCATTCGATACCGAGCGAATTAAGCAGATGCGGAGCGCTGAACAACACCATTTTCGGCGCGAGGGCGCCGCACTCCGGCTTCGCTTCCGCGGCACTCACGAGCTTCTCGATGGCATCCGGTGCGGTGGATGTATCGTTGTTCAAGAGGAAGACGTAGTCGGCCCCCGCATCGAGAGCGCGCTCGATGCCCCGGTTGTTGCCCTCCGACCACCCGATGTTCTCCGGAAGCGGCAACACCTCGATGCGCGGATCGTCGTACCCGCCCTTAACAAATGCGATTGAATCGTCGCTGCTGTTGTTATCGACCAGCACGAACCGGCAATTCCGGTACGTGCCGGCAAGCAGCGAATCAAAACAGTCCGCGAGATGTTCGCGGCCGTTCCAGTTAATGACAAGCACGTATACAAGCGGTTTCGGCATGATGAGAGGCAGTATAGCAGGGAGCGCCTCATTGGTGAACTTGAGCCCGTGGTTCGTCGAATGGATAACGAACGGGCAATCAGCGTAGACTCCGGGTGGCCGTAGCAGTAGTTAAGAGGGTAGGAGGCCAAATCGTGTTCCACGCGCCCAATCATCGGCGGACACCAATCCGCGGGCCGCGTTTGCCGCTCTTGGCGGACATGGGCCAGACGCCTTCGCCGCAAGAGCATCTGAAGTCCGTACAGCCGGAGCGCCGTGCGCAACGCAGCACCTTCCGTGTTGCCCAGCCAAGTGCCCGTGATGTTCGAGGTTGTCAAGTCAGTGGGGACATCCATCATGGTGAACCACATCCCAGGGGGCGGCAACGTGCTGTACCTCGACGGGCATGTCGAGTTTCGTCTGTATCCGGGCCCGTTCCCCTTAAGCCCGGTGTTTTTGCAGACATTGTGCGGCCTGAACAGGTGACAGCAGCCTCCTTGTGGAGGCGGGAGTCAAGTGTACCGTTACGCTTTGCGCTGGATATTGAATAACCTCCGAGTTTAGACTGTAAAAACTGTAGTTGTAACGCAGACGGTAGGAGGCCGCGCAATGTCCCATCCATCCGCTCCCCAAAATACCCCCATGCACCGTTCACGATTTGCCCGTTTACCGCTAACTGCCGACGTAGGCCAGACGCCGCCACCGCCGTCGACTCCAACGCCTCCGTCTCCCCCGCCGCCTCAATACTACCGGCCTATGCAGCCGCAGCGCCGGTCGGATTCCAACACCTGTCTTATTGTCGGCGTGATTCTGGGCGCAGTGGCCGTTTTCATGATCTTTGTGATGGGCATTCTTGCGGCAATTCTGCTCCCTGCTCTGGCGCGCGCCCGTGAAGCGGCCCGGAGAGCTTCCTGCCAGAACAATCTCAAACAGATGGGCATCGTCTTCAAGATGTATTCGAACGAGGATCCCGGGCAGTATTGGCCCCCGCTCAGCAACGTGGATGGCACGTTCATGTTCGAGCCGGACCCCGTGTGTCCCGATTACCTGACCGACCTCCAAATTCTCTCATGCCCGAGCGATGCGGACGTTGCCATGCCCGGTGTTATCGACGACCACAGTTATTACTATCTCGGGTACGCGTTGAATTCCGAAGATGAGTTCCTGGCGTTTCTCGAGAGTTACCCGGCGTTCATCGCCGGCGGAGCGGATTTCAACCAGGACCTCCCCGCGCCGTCCGGACGCGGCTCTTTCGGGGGCGACATGTTTCTGCGGCTCCGTGAGGGTGTCTGCGAGGAGGCGGGCGTACAGCCCGGCGGCGTGCCTGTGATGTTTGACGCCGCCACCACCACGGCCGGCCCACTCACTATGTTCAATCATATCCCGGGAGGCTCGAACGTGCTCTATATGGACGGCCGTGTCGAGTTCGTGAAATATCCGGGCAAGT of Candidatus Hydrogenedentota bacterium contains these proteins:
- a CDS encoding polyprenyl synthetase family protein is translated as MAGFDLATYIQERKIFVDQELERILPPEDHEPQAVFAAMRYGVLGGGKRLRPVMSLIVAEVNGYARTAVSDAACAVELVHAASLILDDLPSMDNAQTRRGQPCTHVVYGESTAILAAMDLISVAYRLVAMNAEQRDRPVAPAIAELSKAIGHEGIVRGQHADLALGGKRASLEQLTDIYAHKAAALFLAAVRIPARILGVEEAKVHALERYAESLGLAFQITDDLLDAGHAPEDAGRSTFTTHLGKDGAQRKVTELVKDAKAALDALGSEAMVLKALAEYVGKRKH
- a CDS encoding glycosyltransferase family 2 protein — translated: MPKPLVYVLVINWNGREHLADCFDSLLAGTYRNCRFVLVDNNSSDDSIAFVKGGYDDPRIEVLPLPENIGWSEGNNRGIERALDAGADYVFLLNNDTSTAPDAIEKLVSAAEAKPECGALAPKMVLFSAPHLLNSLGIECSIIGSSWDIGVGRLDGPKWNVPRKVLGVCGGAMFLRCATLRRAGLLPDFQIYLDDLDLCLRIWNAGFEIWNCPEAVVRHKFSATMGTGKRLRQKYYLNTRNRMRVVMRNFPATQMHRVIPRMLLGEAKSVGRGFLDGDHWKLWAHAKSWGSSLAYLPEAWRARKQYGASARFWEQVKRNTLFFRGVELPENGWYAEREVRGEAVRPMSKSATMDWKGGQLRITLVNCYSSLGEAEVEVFAGGQVIARLATARRTEEVVTAPQGPVEFRAKRIFDADDTGELCDYGGWMRLEPLDDARCCVYTDEPEIGKAHGRI
- a CDS encoding DUF1559 domain-containing protein; amino-acid sequence: MQPQRRSDSNTCLIVGVILGAVAVFMIFVMGILAAILLPALARAREAARRASCQNNLKQMGIVFKMYSNEDPGQYWPPLSNVDGTFMFEPDPVCPDYLTDLQILSCPSDADVAMPGVIDDHSYYYLGYALNSEDEFLAFLESYPAFIAGGADFNQDLPAPSGRGSFGGDMFLRLREGVCEEAGVQPGGVPVMFDAATTTAGPLTMFNHIPGGSNVLYMDGRVEFVKYPGKFPLTPRILEALGRLDQ